A single window of Vicinamibacterales bacterium DNA harbors:
- a CDS encoding regulatory protein RecX: MSRRVPRSPDHPIARSPDRTAYVDALHLLGRRELSVHQLRERLRERDHSQDDIERAIGLLIENRALDDRRVAAAYVRSALAVKGRGRLRIQRELQAMGIDKEVAAEALAEGFGSVDERTLIARALKKKLRGKTTIATPAEYARVYQFLMRQGFSPGGITAALRAFRRGDFTDDH; the protein is encoded by the coding sequence GTGAGCAGACGCGTGCCTCGATCACCCGATCACCCGATCGCCCGATCCCCCGATCGAACCGCCTACGTCGACGCGCTGCATCTGCTCGGCCGGCGTGAGCTCTCCGTTCACCAGCTGCGCGAGCGCCTCCGCGAGCGCGATCATTCCCAGGACGACATCGAGCGCGCAATCGGTCTGCTGATCGAGAATCGCGCGCTCGACGACCGCCGCGTCGCCGCCGCGTACGTGCGAAGCGCGCTGGCCGTCAAGGGACGCGGGCGGCTGCGGATCCAGCGCGAGCTGCAGGCCATGGGGATCGACAAGGAGGTCGCCGCCGAGGCGCTCGCCGAGGGGTTCGGCTCGGTCGACGAGCGCACGCTGATCGCGCGCGCGTTGAAGAAGAAGCTGCGGGGCAAGACGACGATCGCGACCCCCGCCGAGTACGCCCGCGTCTACCAGTTCCTCATGCGCCAGGGCTTCTCGCCGGGCGGCATTACCGCCGCCCTGCGTGCGTTCCGGCGCGGTGACTTCACCGACGATCACTGA
- a CDS encoding PilT/PilU family type 4a pilus ATPase — TEAIAQTILGPEHVEKFRKNQDVDLAYSIDGLGRFRVNVFQQRGTVGLVLRIIPTRIKTIDELNLPPVLKRIASEERGLVLVTGTTGSGKSTTLAAMIDYINATRQAHVMTVEDPIEYLHRDNQSIVNQREISVDTQSFAHALRAALRQDPDVILVGEMRDLETVETALHAAETGHLVFSTLHTLDATETINRIIAVFPPHQQRQVRIQLAAVLKAAISQRLLPRADGMGRAAAVEVMTSTAFIRDCIIDKDKTSMISGAIASGTSQYGMQTFDQAIFGLYSQGLVTLEEALRWASNVDDFKLKVSGISTTADMARDEMAAKLAAPRPGSKPAAPAAPARPAMPTIERFGGR; from the coding sequence ATACCGAAGCGATCGCCCAGACGATCCTCGGGCCGGAGCACGTCGAGAAGTTCCGGAAGAACCAGGACGTCGACCTCGCCTACAGCATCGACGGGCTGGGGCGCTTCCGCGTCAACGTGTTCCAGCAGCGCGGCACCGTGGGGCTGGTCCTGCGCATCATCCCGACGCGCATCAAGACGATCGACGAGCTGAACCTGCCGCCGGTGCTGAAGCGGATCGCGTCGGAAGAGCGCGGCCTGGTGCTGGTGACCGGGACGACCGGATCGGGCAAGAGCACCACGCTGGCGGCGATGATCGACTACATCAACGCGACGCGCCAGGCGCACGTCATGACGGTCGAGGATCCGATCGAGTACCTGCACCGGGACAACCAGTCGATCGTCAACCAGCGCGAGATCTCGGTCGATACCCAGTCGTTCGCGCACGCGCTGCGCGCCGCGCTGCGTCAGGACCCCGACGTCATCCTGGTCGGCGAGATGCGCGACCTCGAGACCGTCGAGACCGCCCTGCACGCCGCCGAGACCGGCCACCTCGTGTTCTCGACGCTGCACACGCTCGACGCGACCGAAACGATCAACCGCATCATCGCGGTGTTCCCGCCCCACCAGCAGCGCCAGGTGCGGATTCAGCTCGCCGCCGTGCTCAAGGCGGCGATCTCGCAGCGCCTGCTGCCGCGCGCCGACGGGATGGGGCGCGCCGCCGCGGTCGAGGTGATGACGTCGACGGCATTCATCCGCGACTGCATCATCGACAAGGACAAGACGTCGATGATCTCGGGCGCGATCGCCTCCGGCACGTCGCAGTACGGGATGCAGACCTTCGACCAGGCGATCTTCGGCCTCTATTCGCAGGGGCTGGTGACGCTCGAAGAGGCGCTGCGCTGGGCGTCGAACGTGGACGACTTCAAGCTCAAGGTGTCCGGCATCTCGACCACCGCCGACATGGCGCGAGACGAGATGGCGGCAAAGCTGGCCGCCCCCAGGCCCGGGAGCAAGCCCGCCGCACCGGCCGCGCCCGCCAGGCCGGCGATGCCGACGATCGAACGGTTCGGAGGACGATAG